The Malus domestica chromosome 06, GDT2T_hap1 genome has a segment encoding these proteins:
- the LOC103437514 gene encoding DEK domain-containing chromatin-associated protein 1-like isoform X2, producing MASEALEEKKPEDDAPVAEKPEAEAEKDLKEEAKEEEQEKEEEKEKEKVSEASEKVTEKEEEKVVEEGQEEKEKEGEETPKKTTRGRKASLKKVENDQTKSKKRGRDSAAKKSKEAKAEKKEKEAVTPVSERPTRERKLVERYSAPESGRSSGTKSFSIEKGHGTELKNIPNVAFKMSKRKADDNLQLLHTILFGKKAKPHSLKKNISQFSGYVWVENEEKHRARVKEKIDKCVKEKLMDFCDLLNIPVKGTTKKEDLSVKLLEFLESPHATTDALLAEKEQKGQKRRRKATPSKAAGSGEASPETSAKKQKETPNSDKKQESSKADEEEDDDKVETSDVKDDSGEDDDHNMVNEESEPEEKSDEEQKEPKDQVSSPKSTSKKTVKEGSKAKAGSKTTPSKKKTPAKSAKTPTESAKKSSSTSKRGATDAEGASGSTTKAKRSAKKQKTEKENPKDTKEKATGKKQSSKSPAKAPAKDQGKGKASKKPKPEPTRDDMHAVIVDILKEVDFNTATLSDILRQLGIHFSVDLMHRKAEVKAIITDVINNMTDEEDEGEEEAEENAEAGDDSDKDEEKDDDGKDNDDA from the exons ATGGCGTCCGAAGCCCTAGAGGAGAAGAAACCCGAGGACGACGCTCCGGTGGCGGAGAAGCCGGAGGCTGAGGCTGAGAAGGACCTGAAGGAGGAAGCTAAGGAAGAGGAGcaagagaaagaggaagagaaggagaaggagaaggtttCGGAAGCTTCCGAGAAGGTGActgagaaggaggaggagaaagtTGTTGAAGAAGGCCaagaggagaaggagaaagagggtGAGGAAACTCCGAAGAAGACTACGAGGGGTCGAAAGGCTAGCTTGAAGAAGGTGGAGAACGACCAGACCAAGTCGAAAAAAAGAGGCAGGGACTCGGCTGCGAAGAAGAGTAAAGAAGCTAAGgcggagaagaaagagaaggaagcGGTGACTCCGGTGAGTGAGAGGCCCACAAGGGAGAGGAAGCTAGTTGAGCGCTACTCAGCTCCAGAGAGTGGGCGGTCTTCCGGGACTAAATCCTTTAGCATTGAGAAG ggTCACGGTACAGAACTTAAGAATATCCCAAATG TTGCTTTCAAGATGTCAAAGAGAAAAGCAGATGACAACCTTCAATTACTTCACACAATTCTTTTTGGAAAAAAAGCTAAG CCTCATAgtttaaagaaaaatataagtCAGTTTTCAGGTTATGTGTGGGTTGAGAATGAG GAAAAACATCGggcaagggtaaaggaaaaaattgataaatgtgttaaagagaagtTGATGGATTTTTGTGACTTACTTAATATTCCGGTTAAGGGCACTACAAAGAAG GAAGATCTTTCTGTCAAGTTATTGGAGTTCTTGGAGTCGCCACATGCTACAACTGATGCTTTGCTTGCTGAAAAGGAACAG AAAGGGCAAAAGCGGAGAAGGAAGGCTACACCGAGTAAGGCTGCAGGTTCTGGGGAAGCATCACCAGAAACATCAGCCAAG aaacaaaaagaaacacccAATTCTGACAAAAAGCAGGAGTCATCCAAAGCTGATGAAGAGGAGGATGATGACAAAGTTGAAACTTCAGATGTGAAGGATGACTCTGGTGAAGATGATGACCACAATATGGTTAATGAAGAAAGTGAGCCCGAAGAGAAATCTGATGAAGAGCAAAAAGAACCAAAGGACCAGGTTTCGAGTCCAAAAAGTACATCCAAAAAGACTGTAAAAGAAGGCTCAAAGGCTAAAGCTGGTAGCAAAACAACACCTTCTAAGAAGAAAACCCcagcaaaatctgcaaaaactcCTACGGAATCTGCAAAGAAATCTAGTTCTACTTCGAAAAGAGGTGCAACTGATGCTGAAGGAGCTTCTGGCTCAACAACTAAAGCAAAGAGATCAGCGAAAAAACAGAAGACTGAGAAGGAAAACCCAAAGGATACCAAGGAAAAAGCCACTGGCAAAAAACAGTCAAGCAAGTCCCCAGCCAAGGCTCCAGCAAAGGATCAAG GAAAAGGGAAAGCTAGCAAGAAACCGAAGCCAGAGCCCACAAGAGATGATATGCATGCAGTAATTGTTGATATTCTGAAGGAAGTGGACTTCAATACT GCAACTTTATCAGACATTCTCAGGCAACTTG GTATCCACTTCAGTGTTGATTTGATGCATAGAAAAGCAGAGGTGAAGGCAATAATTACAGATGTAATTAACAACATGACTGATGAGGAAGATGAAGGCGAAGAAGAAGCAGAGGAGAATGCGGAAGCTGGTGATGACTCAGACAAGGATGAAGAAAAGGATGACGATGGCAAGGACAACGATGATGCTTAA
- the LOC103437518 gene encoding HVA22-like protein e isoform X1, producing the protein MGKAWTFLTQLHTLAGPVLTLLYPLYASVVAIESTSKLDDEQWLAYWIIYSFLTLMEMVLRPALEWLPIWYDVKLVFVAWLVLPQFKGAAFLYERYVRDQVRKYGGLKDHPKSGKTSPTGKAKKKFMQFLTPKNGEQEAY; encoded by the exons ATGGGAAAAGCTTGGACCTTTCTTACCCAACTTCACACACTTGCTGG GCCAGTGTTGACGTTGCTTTACCCTTT ATATGCATCAGTGGTAGCAATAGAGAGCACATCCAAACTAGATGATGAGCAGTGGCTTGCTTATTGGATTATTTACTCTTTCCTCACTCTCATGGAGATGGTGCTACGACCAGCTCTTGAGTG GTTACCAATTTGGTATGATGTGAAGCTTGTGTTTGTGGCATGGTTGGTGCTGCCACAGTTCAAGGGGGCAGCTTTCTTGTATGAGAGATATGTGAGAGATCAAGTCAGAAAGTATGGAGGGTTGAAAGACCATCCGAAATCCGGCAAGACATCCCCCACTGGCAAAGCAAAGAAGAAGTTTATGCAGTTCCTGACCCCCAAGAAT GGGGAGCAGGAGGCTTATTGA
- the LOC103437517 gene encoding SWI/SNF complex subunit SWI3A isoform X2, producing MELAPHDPGSNPLRPDEPELDLYSIPRHSSWFLWDEIHENERIALKEYFDGSSISRTPKTYKDYRDFIINKYREDPSRKLTFTEVRKSLVGDVSLLHKVFNFLEKWGLINFGVNSGGGGGFVAGGEERCKVKVEDGVPNGIRVAEMPNSIKPILPVSGQAKVGDVGGGGGVSRIGFPPLASYSNVFGDLKKEVLVCGNCGVHCDSGHYKYSKGDFLICAKCFENGNCGETRLRDDFKLNEAVEKSGNHGAEWTESETLLLLESVFKHGDDWDLVAQNVQTKTKFDCIAKLIDLPFGELVLGSAYRKGNSSGFSANLDCSKQVQLSSSECQETIITNGQLHEQTDDSKQNGDTLNKGPPLKRQRTASLSDASSSLIKQVAAISTMVGPQITAAAADAAVNVLCEETSCSKDIFDADDDSLTNGLWSPAKNCETERDQDGDSEMKEKPTESESQDALFRKDDIPPSLQLRAAIGTALGAAASHSKLLADQEDREIEYLMATIIGTQMKKLHFKLNYFEGLEQIMKKEHAQIEDVEDFLVQERINVLQRTFDSGVPRWMGHPSIKS from the exons ATGGAACTCGCTCCACACGACCCGGGTTCTAATCCGCTCCGACCGGACGAACCAGAGCTCGACCTCTACTCCATCCCACGCCACTCTA GCTGGTTTTTGTGGGATGAGATTCATGAAAATGAGAGAATTGCATTGAAAGAGTATTTTGATGGGAGCTCGATATCTAGGACTCCGAAAACGTACAAGGACTACAGGGATTTTATCATTAATAAGTATAGAGAGGATCCTTCTAGGAAGCTCACATTCACTGAGGTTAGGAAGTCGCTTGTGGGTGATGTTAGTTTGCTTCATAAGGtgtttaatttcttggagaagtGGGGGTTGATTAATTTCGGTGTGAATTCGGGTGGCGGAGGGGGTTTTGTGGCCGGGGGTGAGGAGAGGTGTAAGGTGAAGGTTGAGGATGGAGTCCCCAATGGGATCCGAGTGGCTGAAATGCCGAATTCCATTAAACCCATTTTGCCAGTTTCCGGTCAAGCTAAAGTTGGGGACGTTGGGGGCGGTGGAGGTGTGAGTAGAATTGGGTTTCCTCCATTGGCATCATATTCTAATGTTTTTGGTGATTTGAAGAAGGAGGTGTTGGTTTGTGGAAACTGTGGTGTGCATTGCGATTCTGGACACTACAAGTATAGCAAG GGTGATTTTCTAATTTGTGCAAAGTGTTTTGAAAATGGAAATTGTGGGGAAACCAGATTGAGGGATGACTTCAAGTTAAATGAGGCAGTTGAGAAGAGCGGTAATCATGGAGCTGAGTGGACTGAATCAGAAACCCTATTacttttagaatctgttttcaaGCATGGGGATGATTGGGACCTTGTTGCTCAAAATGTTCAGACCAAGACcaaatttgattgtatcgctaAGCTCATTGATCTGCCTTTTGGGGAGCTTGTGTTGGGTTCTGCCTACAGAAAAGGCAATTCTAGTGGCTTTAGTGCTAATTTGGACTGTTCAAAGCAAGTTCAGTTATCTTCATCTGAGTGTCAAGAGACTATCATAACCAACGGTCAGTTGCATGAGCAGACGGATGACAGCAAGCAGAATGGAGACACGTTGAATAAAGGGCCCCCTTTGAAAAGACAGCGCACTGCTTCTCTTTCGGATGCTAGTAGTTCACTGATTAAGCAG GTAGCTGCCATATCAACCATGGTTGGTCCACAAATTACAGCTGCTGCAGCTGATGCTGCCGTAAATGTGCTTTGTGAGGAAACCTCATGTTCAAAGGACATATTTGATGCTGATGACGATTCTCTTACTAATGGCTTGTGGTCTCCTGCTAAAAACTGTGAGACAGAGAG AGACCAAGATGGGGATTCGGAAATGAAGGAAAAGCCAACCGAATCAG AGAGTCAGGATGCACTCTTCAGAAAAGATGACATACCTCCAAGTTTGCAACTTCGAGCTGCCATTGGAACAGCTCTCGGAGCAGCTGCCTCTCACTCAAAATTATTGGCTGATCAGGAGGATAGAGAGATTGAATATCTGATGGCAACCATAATTGGGACACAG aTGAAAAAGTTGCACTTCAAACTGAATTACTTTGAAGGTCTGGAGCAGATCATGAAGAAGGAACATGCTCAAATTGAAGACGTAGAAGATTTTCTCGTACAAGAACGGATTAATGTCTTACAAAGAACATTTGACTCCGGTGTACCTAGATGGATGGGTCATCCCTCAATAAAATCTTGA
- the LOC103437519 gene encoding palmitoyl-acyl carrier protein thioesterase, chloroplastic-like yields the protein MAARSNNIATLRLPGDVFKVWKKNETGTKLGCYPSRHVAMITRKNGNFVVRAGAGGTPRSVQTINGKVNGVHVAEAKLFGNKNSIELINGDGDSPPHSSLHGKFVEERFVYRQTFIIRSYEIGPDKTATMETLMNLLQETALNHVTSSGLAGNGFGATREMSIRKLIWVVTRIHIQVQRYSSWGDVVEIDTWVDATGKNGMRRDWIIRDYQTQEIITRATSTWVIMNRETRRLSKIPDQVRQEVLPFYLNRFAIATEKNDSEKIDKLNDDTAERITSGLAPRWSDMDANQHVNNVKYIGWILESVPINVLGDYDLTSMTLEYRRECRQSNLLESLTSTTSSLADDSNFKNNSINRRPDLEYTHLLRMQADKVEIIRARTEWNRKQKHELH from the exons ATGGCAGCAAGAAGTAATAATATCGCCACGCTACGCCTCCCTGGGGACGTGTTCAAGGTGTGGAAGAAGAATGAGACGGGGACGAAATTAGGGTGTTATCCTTCAAGGCATGTAGCAATGATCACGAGAAAAAATGGAAACTTTGTGGTGAGGGCCGGTGCCGGTGGAACTCCTAGAAGCGTGCAGACAATCAATGGGAAGGTCAATGGTGTTCATGTGGCAGAGGCTAAATTATTTGGAAACAAGAATAGTATAGAGCTGATTAATGGTGACGGCGATTCACCTCCTCATTCCTCTTTGCATGGAAAGTTTGTGGAGGAGAGGTTTGTTTATAGGCAGACGTTTATTATTAGGTCGTATGAGATTGGACCTGACAAAACTGCCACCatggaaaccctaatgaatctCCTCCAG GAGACAGCTCTAAATCATGTGACAAGTTCCGGCCTTGCCGGAAATGGATTCGGGGCTACTCGTGAGATGAGCATCCGGAAGCTCATTTGGGTTGTCACACGGATTCACATTCAAGTACAGAGATATAGTTCCTG GGGAGATGTGGTCGAAATCGATACTTGGGTGGATGCAACAGGCAAAAACGGAATGCGAAGAGATTGGATTATCCGAGACTACCAAACTCAAGAAATCATTACCAGAGCTACAAG CACCTGGGTGATCATGAACAGAGAGACAAGAAGGCTGTCCAAGATACCTGATCAAGTCAGGCAAGAGGTGTTACCATTCTACCTAAACAGATTTGCAATTGCTACAGAGAAAAATGATAGCGAGAAAATCGACAAGCTCAACGACGATACTGCAGAGAGGATCACGTCAGGTCTAGCA CCAAGATGGAGTGACATGGATGCCAACCAGCATGTTAACAATGTGAAATACATTGGATGGATTTTAGAG AGTGTGCCCATCAATGTGTTAGGAGATTATGATCTCACAAGCATGACATTGGAGTATAGACGTGAATGTAGGCAATCAAATTTGCTAGAGTCCCTAACAAGTACAACATCAAGTTTGGCTGATGACTCCAACTTCAAGAACAACTCCATCAATCGTAGACCAGACCTAGAATACACACACCTTCTTCGGATGCAGGCCGATAAGGTGGAGATAATACGAGCACGAACAGAATGGAATAGGAAACAAAAGCATGAACTGCATTGA
- the LOC103437517 gene encoding SWI/SNF complex subunit SWI3A isoform X1, with protein MELAPHDPGSNPLRPDEPELDLYSIPRHSSWFLWDEIHENERIALKEYFDGSSISRTPKTYKDYRDFIINKYREDPSRKLTFTEVRKSLVGDVSLLHKVFNFLEKWGLINFGVNSGGGGGFVAGGEERCKVKVEDGVPNGIRVAEMPNSIKPILPVSGQAKVGDVGGGGGVSRIGFPPLASYSNVFGDLKKEVLVCGNCGVHCDSGHYKYSKGDFLICAKCFENGNCGETRLRDDFKLNEAVEKSGNHGAEWTESETLLLLESVFKHGDDWDLVAQNVQTKTKFDCIAKLIDLPFGELVLGSAYRKGNSSGFSANLDCSKQVQLSSSECQETIITNGQLHEQTDDSKQNGDTLNKGPPLKRQRTASLSDASSSLIKQVAAISTMVGPQITAAAADAAVNVLCEETSCSKDIFDADDDSLTNGLWSPAKNCETERDQDGDSEMKEKPTESESQDALFRKDDIPPSLQLRAAIGTALGAAASHSKLLADQEDREIEYLMATIIGTQVWSRS; from the exons ATGGAACTCGCTCCACACGACCCGGGTTCTAATCCGCTCCGACCGGACGAACCAGAGCTCGACCTCTACTCCATCCCACGCCACTCTA GCTGGTTTTTGTGGGATGAGATTCATGAAAATGAGAGAATTGCATTGAAAGAGTATTTTGATGGGAGCTCGATATCTAGGACTCCGAAAACGTACAAGGACTACAGGGATTTTATCATTAATAAGTATAGAGAGGATCCTTCTAGGAAGCTCACATTCACTGAGGTTAGGAAGTCGCTTGTGGGTGATGTTAGTTTGCTTCATAAGGtgtttaatttcttggagaagtGGGGGTTGATTAATTTCGGTGTGAATTCGGGTGGCGGAGGGGGTTTTGTGGCCGGGGGTGAGGAGAGGTGTAAGGTGAAGGTTGAGGATGGAGTCCCCAATGGGATCCGAGTGGCTGAAATGCCGAATTCCATTAAACCCATTTTGCCAGTTTCCGGTCAAGCTAAAGTTGGGGACGTTGGGGGCGGTGGAGGTGTGAGTAGAATTGGGTTTCCTCCATTGGCATCATATTCTAATGTTTTTGGTGATTTGAAGAAGGAGGTGTTGGTTTGTGGAAACTGTGGTGTGCATTGCGATTCTGGACACTACAAGTATAGCAAG GGTGATTTTCTAATTTGTGCAAAGTGTTTTGAAAATGGAAATTGTGGGGAAACCAGATTGAGGGATGACTTCAAGTTAAATGAGGCAGTTGAGAAGAGCGGTAATCATGGAGCTGAGTGGACTGAATCAGAAACCCTATTacttttagaatctgttttcaaGCATGGGGATGATTGGGACCTTGTTGCTCAAAATGTTCAGACCAAGACcaaatttgattgtatcgctaAGCTCATTGATCTGCCTTTTGGGGAGCTTGTGTTGGGTTCTGCCTACAGAAAAGGCAATTCTAGTGGCTTTAGTGCTAATTTGGACTGTTCAAAGCAAGTTCAGTTATCTTCATCTGAGTGTCAAGAGACTATCATAACCAACGGTCAGTTGCATGAGCAGACGGATGACAGCAAGCAGAATGGAGACACGTTGAATAAAGGGCCCCCTTTGAAAAGACAGCGCACTGCTTCTCTTTCGGATGCTAGTAGTTCACTGATTAAGCAG GTAGCTGCCATATCAACCATGGTTGGTCCACAAATTACAGCTGCTGCAGCTGATGCTGCCGTAAATGTGCTTTGTGAGGAAACCTCATGTTCAAAGGACATATTTGATGCTGATGACGATTCTCTTACTAATGGCTTGTGGTCTCCTGCTAAAAACTGTGAGACAGAGAG AGACCAAGATGGGGATTCGGAAATGAAGGAAAAGCCAACCGAATCAG AGAGTCAGGATGCACTCTTCAGAAAAGATGACATACCTCCAAGTTTGCAACTTCGAGCTGCCATTGGAACAGCTCTCGGAGCAGCTGCCTCTCACTCAAAATTATTGGCTGATCAGGAGGATAGAGAGATTGAATATCTGATGGCAACCATAATTGGGACACAG GTCTGGAGCAGATCATGA
- the LOC103437516 gene encoding large ribosomal subunit protein eL8y-like isoform X2, which produces MAPKRGVKPAALAKKKTEKVVNPLFEKRTKQFGIGGALPPKRDLHRFVKWPKVVRIQRKKRILKQRLKVPPALNQFTKTLDKNLATSLFKLLLKYRPEDKAAKRERLLKRAQEESEGKTVEAKKPIVLKYGLNHVTYLIEQNKAQLVVIAHDVDPIELVVWLPALCRKMEIPYCIVKGKSRLGALLHKKTAAALCLTTVKNEDKLEFSKILEAIKANFNDKYEELRKKWGGGIMGAKSQAKTKAKEKLLAKEAAQRLN; this is translated from the exons ATG GCCCCGAAGAGAGGTGTGAAACCGGCAGCACTTGCCAAAAAGAAAACT GAGAAGGTTGTGAACCCACTATTTGAGAAGCGTACTAAGCAGTTTGGTATCGGTGGGGCTTTGCCTCCTAAGAGAGATCTGCACCGATTTGTGAAATGGCCCAAGGTTGTTCGTAtccagaggaagaagaggatcCTTAAGCAACGTTTGAAGGTCCCACCAGCACTTAACCAGTTCACCAAGACTCTGGACAAGAACCTTG CTACAAGTCTCTTCAAGTTGCTTCTGAAGTACAGGCCCGAAGACAAAGCTGCAAAGAGGGAACGTCTTCTGAAAAGAGCTCAAGAGGAATCTGAAGGAAAAACTGTTGAGGCAAAGAAGCCTATTGTTCTGAAATATGGACTTAACCATGTCACCTACCTGATTGAGCAG AACAAGGCCCAGCTTGTTGTTATTGCTCACGATGTGGACCCTATCGAGTTGGTTGTATGGCTTCCTGCCTTGTGTAGGAAGATGGAGATCCCATACTGCATTGTGAAGGGAAAATCCCGTCTTGGAGCG CTTCTCCACAAGAAAACTGCCGCTGCACTTTGTTTGACCACCGTTAAGAATGAGGATAAGCTTGAGTTCAGCAAAATTCTGGAGGCTATCAAG GCCAACTTCAACGATAAGTACGAGGAGTTGAGAAAGAAGTGGGGAGGCGGTATCATGGGTGCCAAATCACAGGCCAAGACCAAGGCGAAGGAGAAGCTCTTAGCAAAGGAAGCCGCACAGAGGTTGAACTAA
- the LOC103437514 gene encoding DEK domain-containing chromatin-associated protein 1-like isoform X1, translating to MASEALEEKKPEDDAPVAEKPEAEAEKDLKEEAKEEEQEKEEEKEKEKVSEASEKVTEKEEEKVVEEGQEEKEKEGEETPKKTTRGRKASLKKVENDQTKSKKRGRDSAAKKSKEAKAEKKEKEAVTPVSERPTRERKLVERYSAPESGRSSGTKSFSIEKGHGTELKNIPNVAFKMSKRKADDNLQLLHTILFGKKAKPHSLKKNISQFSGYVWVENEQEKHRARVKEKIDKCVKEKLMDFCDLLNIPVKGTTKKEDLSVKLLEFLESPHATTDALLAEKEQKGQKRRRKATPSKAAGSGEASPETSAKKQKETPNSDKKQESSKADEEEDDDKVETSDVKDDSGEDDDHNMVNEESEPEEKSDEEQKEPKDQVSSPKSTSKKTVKEGSKAKAGSKTTPSKKKTPAKSAKTPTESAKKSSSTSKRGATDAEGASGSTTKAKRSAKKQKTEKENPKDTKEKATGKKQSSKSPAKAPAKDQGKGKASKKPKPEPTRDDMHAVIVDILKEVDFNTATLSDILRQLGIHFSVDLMHRKAEVKAIITDVINNMTDEEDEGEEEAEENAEAGDDSDKDEEKDDDGKDNDDA from the exons ATGGCGTCCGAAGCCCTAGAGGAGAAGAAACCCGAGGACGACGCTCCGGTGGCGGAGAAGCCGGAGGCTGAGGCTGAGAAGGACCTGAAGGAGGAAGCTAAGGAAGAGGAGcaagagaaagaggaagagaaggagaaggagaaggtttCGGAAGCTTCCGAGAAGGTGActgagaaggaggaggagaaagtTGTTGAAGAAGGCCaagaggagaaggagaaagagggtGAGGAAACTCCGAAGAAGACTACGAGGGGTCGAAAGGCTAGCTTGAAGAAGGTGGAGAACGACCAGACCAAGTCGAAAAAAAGAGGCAGGGACTCGGCTGCGAAGAAGAGTAAAGAAGCTAAGgcggagaagaaagagaaggaagcGGTGACTCCGGTGAGTGAGAGGCCCACAAGGGAGAGGAAGCTAGTTGAGCGCTACTCAGCTCCAGAGAGTGGGCGGTCTTCCGGGACTAAATCCTTTAGCATTGAGAAG ggTCACGGTACAGAACTTAAGAATATCCCAAATG TTGCTTTCAAGATGTCAAAGAGAAAAGCAGATGACAACCTTCAATTACTTCACACAATTCTTTTTGGAAAAAAAGCTAAG CCTCATAgtttaaagaaaaatataagtCAGTTTTCAGGTTATGTGTGGGTTGAGAATGAG CAGGAAAAACATCGggcaagggtaaaggaaaaaattgataaatgtgttaaagagaagtTGATGGATTTTTGTGACTTACTTAATATTCCGGTTAAGGGCACTACAAAGAAG GAAGATCTTTCTGTCAAGTTATTGGAGTTCTTGGAGTCGCCACATGCTACAACTGATGCTTTGCTTGCTGAAAAGGAACAG AAAGGGCAAAAGCGGAGAAGGAAGGCTACACCGAGTAAGGCTGCAGGTTCTGGGGAAGCATCACCAGAAACATCAGCCAAG aaacaaaaagaaacacccAATTCTGACAAAAAGCAGGAGTCATCCAAAGCTGATGAAGAGGAGGATGATGACAAAGTTGAAACTTCAGATGTGAAGGATGACTCTGGTGAAGATGATGACCACAATATGGTTAATGAAGAAAGTGAGCCCGAAGAGAAATCTGATGAAGAGCAAAAAGAACCAAAGGACCAGGTTTCGAGTCCAAAAAGTACATCCAAAAAGACTGTAAAAGAAGGCTCAAAGGCTAAAGCTGGTAGCAAAACAACACCTTCTAAGAAGAAAACCCcagcaaaatctgcaaaaactcCTACGGAATCTGCAAAGAAATCTAGTTCTACTTCGAAAAGAGGTGCAACTGATGCTGAAGGAGCTTCTGGCTCAACAACTAAAGCAAAGAGATCAGCGAAAAAACAGAAGACTGAGAAGGAAAACCCAAAGGATACCAAGGAAAAAGCCACTGGCAAAAAACAGTCAAGCAAGTCCCCAGCCAAGGCTCCAGCAAAGGATCAAG GAAAAGGGAAAGCTAGCAAGAAACCGAAGCCAGAGCCCACAAGAGATGATATGCATGCAGTAATTGTTGATATTCTGAAGGAAGTGGACTTCAATACT GCAACTTTATCAGACATTCTCAGGCAACTTG GTATCCACTTCAGTGTTGATTTGATGCATAGAAAAGCAGAGGTGAAGGCAATAATTACAGATGTAATTAACAACATGACTGATGAGGAAGATGAAGGCGAAGAAGAAGCAGAGGAGAATGCGGAAGCTGGTGATGACTCAGACAAGGATGAAGAAAAGGATGACGATGGCAAGGACAACGATGATGCTTAA
- the LOC103437516 gene encoding large ribosomal subunit protein eL8y-like isoform X1, which produces MALGLSHLQNAPKRGVKPAALAKKKTEKVVNPLFEKRTKQFGIGGALPPKRDLHRFVKWPKVVRIQRKKRILKQRLKVPPALNQFTKTLDKNLATSLFKLLLKYRPEDKAAKRERLLKRAQEESEGKTVEAKKPIVLKYGLNHVTYLIEQNKAQLVVIAHDVDPIELVVWLPALCRKMEIPYCIVKGKSRLGALLHKKTAAALCLTTVKNEDKLEFSKILEAIKANFNDKYEELRKKWGGGIMGAKSQAKTKAKEKLLAKEAAQRLN; this is translated from the exons ATGGCACTTGGGTTGTCTCATTTGCAAAAT GCCCCGAAGAGAGGTGTGAAACCGGCAGCACTTGCCAAAAAGAAAACT GAGAAGGTTGTGAACCCACTATTTGAGAAGCGTACTAAGCAGTTTGGTATCGGTGGGGCTTTGCCTCCTAAGAGAGATCTGCACCGATTTGTGAAATGGCCCAAGGTTGTTCGTAtccagaggaagaagaggatcCTTAAGCAACGTTTGAAGGTCCCACCAGCACTTAACCAGTTCACCAAGACTCTGGACAAGAACCTTG CTACAAGTCTCTTCAAGTTGCTTCTGAAGTACAGGCCCGAAGACAAAGCTGCAAAGAGGGAACGTCTTCTGAAAAGAGCTCAAGAGGAATCTGAAGGAAAAACTGTTGAGGCAAAGAAGCCTATTGTTCTGAAATATGGACTTAACCATGTCACCTACCTGATTGAGCAG AACAAGGCCCAGCTTGTTGTTATTGCTCACGATGTGGACCCTATCGAGTTGGTTGTATGGCTTCCTGCCTTGTGTAGGAAGATGGAGATCCCATACTGCATTGTGAAGGGAAAATCCCGTCTTGGAGCG CTTCTCCACAAGAAAACTGCCGCTGCACTTTGTTTGACCACCGTTAAGAATGAGGATAAGCTTGAGTTCAGCAAAATTCTGGAGGCTATCAAG GCCAACTTCAACGATAAGTACGAGGAGTTGAGAAAGAAGTGGGGAGGCGGTATCATGGGTGCCAAATCACAGGCCAAGACCAAGGCGAAGGAGAAGCTCTTAGCAAAGGAAGCCGCACAGAGGTTGAACTAA
- the LOC103437518 gene encoding HVA22-like protein e isoform X2 — MGKAWTFLTQLHTLAGPVLTLLYPLYASVVAIESTSKLDDEQWLAYWIIYSFLTLMEMVLRPALEWLPIWYDVKLVFVAWLVLPQFKGAAFLYERYVRDQVRKYGGLKDHPKSGKTSPTGKAKKKFMQFLTPKNEAY; from the exons ATGGGAAAAGCTTGGACCTTTCTTACCCAACTTCACACACTTGCTGG GCCAGTGTTGACGTTGCTTTACCCTTT ATATGCATCAGTGGTAGCAATAGAGAGCACATCCAAACTAGATGATGAGCAGTGGCTTGCTTATTGGATTATTTACTCTTTCCTCACTCTCATGGAGATGGTGCTACGACCAGCTCTTGAGTG GTTACCAATTTGGTATGATGTGAAGCTTGTGTTTGTGGCATGGTTGGTGCTGCCACAGTTCAAGGGGGCAGCTTTCTTGTATGAGAGATATGTGAGAGATCAAGTCAGAAAGTATGGAGGGTTGAAAGACCATCCGAAATCCGGCAAGACATCCCCCACTGGCAAAGCAAAGAAGAAGTTTATGCAGTTCCTGACCCCCAAGAAT GAGGCTTATTGA